The Girardinichthys multiradiatus isolate DD_20200921_A chromosome Y, DD_fGirMul_XY1, whole genome shotgun sequence genome has a window encoding:
- the LOC124864024 gene encoding transmembrane protein 11, mitochondrial-like isoform X2, translated as MAASDCYIVHEIYNGENAQDQFEYELEQALEAQYKYIVIEPTRIGDETARWITVGNCLHKTAVLSGAACLLTPLSLPVEYSRYVALPAGALSVACSTLYGISWQFDPCCKYQVEYDSQKLSRLPLHTLTSSAPVVLARRDDIHRKRLHNTIALAALAYCVKKIYELYAV; from the coding sequence ATGGCTGCGTCAGACTGCTACATTGTACACGAGATCTACAACGGGGAGAATGCGCAGGACCAGTTTGAGTATGAGCTCGAGCAGGCACTGGAGGCCCAGTACAAATACATCGTCATCGAGCCCACGCGGATAGGCGACGAGACGGCCCGTTGGATCACGGTGGGAAACTGCCTGCACAAGACTGCCGTGCTGTCGGGCGCCGCATGCCTCCTGACGCCACTCTCGCTGCCCGTCGAGTACTCGCGCTACGTGGCGCTGCCCGCCGGCGCCCTCAGCGTGGCCTGCTCCACGCTCTACGGCATCTCGTGGCAGTTCGACCCCTGCTGCAAGTACCAGGTGGAATACGACAGCCAAAAACTCTCGCGGCTGCCCCTGCATACATTGACCTCATCGGCGCCCGTGGTTTTGGCACGCAGGGATGACATCCACAGAAAGAGACTCCATAACACGATAGCACTGGCTGCTCTGGCGTATTGCGTCAAGAAGATCTATGAACTCTATGCGGTATGA
- the LOC124864024 gene encoding transmembrane protein 11, mitochondrial-like isoform X1 — MASLGRRRGVPVSRERGVMAASDCYIVHEIYNGENAQDQFEYELEQALEAQYKYIVIEPTRIGDETARWITVGNCLHKTAVLSGAACLLTPLSLPVEYSRYVALPAGALSVACSTLYGISWQFDPCCKYQVEYDSQKLSRLPLHTLTSSAPVVLARRDDIHRKRLHNTIALAALAYCVKKIYELYAV, encoded by the coding sequence GGGAGTGATGGCTGCGTCAGACTGCTACATTGTACACGAGATCTACAACGGGGAGAATGCGCAGGACCAGTTTGAGTATGAGCTCGAGCAGGCACTGGAGGCCCAGTACAAATACATCGTCATCGAGCCCACGCGGATAGGCGACGAGACGGCCCGTTGGATCACGGTGGGAAACTGCCTGCACAAGACTGCCGTGCTGTCGGGCGCCGCATGCCTCCTGACGCCACTCTCGCTGCCCGTCGAGTACTCGCGCTACGTGGCGCTGCCCGCCGGCGCCCTCAGCGTGGCCTGCTCCACGCTCTACGGCATCTCGTGGCAGTTCGACCCCTGCTGCAAGTACCAGGTGGAATACGACAGCCAAAAACTCTCGCGGCTGCCCCTGCATACATTGACCTCATCGGCGCCCGTGGTTTTGGCACGCAGGGATGACATCCACAGAAAGAGACTCCATAACACGATAGCACTGGCTGCTCTGGCGTATTGCGTCAAGAAGATCTATGAACTCTATGCGGTATGA
- the LOC124864411 gene encoding dehydrogenase/reductase SDR family member 7B-like isoform X2, translating to MERIMGGGMLPLVLTSVGVLLLYRILVRLRRGAPMHGAVVVITGASSGLGKECARVFHAAGARLVLCGRDAARLQEVVQELSGSSTDIQHQTFTPNTVVFNLVRADSVEKAAQEILKCYGHIDVLINNAGISYRGNILDTHIAVQRDVMETNYFGPIALTQALLPSMIQRRSGHIVVISSVQGKIAIPYRSAYAASKHATQAYFDCLRAEIGHLGIPVTVVSPGYIRTNLSVNAVTGDGSKYGVLDKTTASGWDPRDVADAVLKAVRQKSKDVVLAGTVPTVAIYLRTLWPALFFKLMSSRARKEQKHKDE from the exons ATGGAGCGCATCATGGGAGGAGGAATGCTTCCTCTGGTTTTAACAAGTGTGGGAGTCTTGCTGCTTTACCGGATACTGGTCCGCCTGAGACGGGGGGCTCCCATGCATGGTGCAGTCGTGGTCATCACAGGAGCCAGTTCTGGGCTTGGAAAAG AGTGTGCCAGAGTCTTCCACGCTGCAGGTGCTCGGCTTGTGTTGTGTGGAAGAGATGCAGCCCGGTTGCAGGAGGTGGTCCAGGAGCTTAGTGGAAGCTCAACAGACATTCAGCACCAG ACGTTCACTCCCAACACTGTTGTCTTCAACCTGGTCAGAGCAGACTCTGTGGAAAAAGCTGCCCAAGAGATCCTAAAATGTTATGGACACATAGACGTCCTCATCAACAATGCAGGAATCAGTTACCGTGGCAACATACTGGACACCCACATAGCTGTTCAAAGGGATGTTATGGAAACCAATTACTTTGGTCCCATTGCTCTCACTCAAG CTCTCCTGCCCTCGATGATTCAGAGACGCAGCGGTCACATCGTTGTCATCAGCAGCGTCCAGGGAAAGATAGCCATTCCTTACAGATCTGCTT ATGCAGCATCTAAACATGCCACTCAGGCTTACTTTGACTGCCTGCGGGCAGAGATTGGCCACTTGGGGATCCCAGTGACGGTGGTCAGCCCTGGCTACATCCGAACCAACCTGTCGGTCAATGCAGTAACTGGAGATGGCTCCAAGTATGGAG ttttggataaaaccaCAGCATCAGGTTGGGACCCCAGGGATGTTGCCGACGCGGTTCTGAAGGCTGTCCGGCAGAAAAGCAAAGACGTGGTTTTAGCTGGAACTGTGCCCACTGTGGCCATCTACCTTCGCACCCTGTGGCCCGCTCTCTTCTTCAAACTCATGTCGTCTCGGGCTCGCAAAGAGCAGAAACATAAAGATGAGTGA
- the LOC124864411 gene encoding dehydrogenase/reductase SDR family member 7B-like isoform X1, translating into MERIMGGGMLPLVLTSVGVLLLYRILVRLRRGAPMHGAVVVITGASSGLGKECARVFHAAGARLVLCGRDAARLQEVVQELSGSSTDIQHQQTFTPNTVVFNLVRADSVEKAAQEILKCYGHIDVLINNAGISYRGNILDTHIAVQRDVMETNYFGPIALTQALLPSMIQRRSGHIVVISSVQGKIAIPYRSAYAASKHATQAYFDCLRAEIGHLGIPVTVVSPGYIRTNLSVNAVTGDGSKYGVLDKTTASGWDPRDVADAVLKAVRQKSKDVVLAGTVPTVAIYLRTLWPALFFKLMSSRARKEQKHKDE; encoded by the exons ATGGAGCGCATCATGGGAGGAGGAATGCTTCCTCTGGTTTTAACAAGTGTGGGAGTCTTGCTGCTTTACCGGATACTGGTCCGCCTGAGACGGGGGGCTCCCATGCATGGTGCAGTCGTGGTCATCACAGGAGCCAGTTCTGGGCTTGGAAAAG AGTGTGCCAGAGTCTTCCACGCTGCAGGTGCTCGGCTTGTGTTGTGTGGAAGAGATGCAGCCCGGTTGCAGGAGGTGGTCCAGGAGCTTAGTGGAAGCTCAACAGACATTCAGCACCAG CAGACGTTCACTCCCAACACTGTTGTCTTCAACCTGGTCAGAGCAGACTCTGTGGAAAAAGCTGCCCAAGAGATCCTAAAATGTTATGGACACATAGACGTCCTCATCAACAATGCAGGAATCAGTTACCGTGGCAACATACTGGACACCCACATAGCTGTTCAAAGGGATGTTATGGAAACCAATTACTTTGGTCCCATTGCTCTCACTCAAG CTCTCCTGCCCTCGATGATTCAGAGACGCAGCGGTCACATCGTTGTCATCAGCAGCGTCCAGGGAAAGATAGCCATTCCTTACAGATCTGCTT ATGCAGCATCTAAACATGCCACTCAGGCTTACTTTGACTGCCTGCGGGCAGAGATTGGCCACTTGGGGATCCCAGTGACGGTGGTCAGCCCTGGCTACATCCGAACCAACCTGTCGGTCAATGCAGTAACTGGAGATGGCTCCAAGTATGGAG ttttggataaaaccaCAGCATCAGGTTGGGACCCCAGGGATGTTGCCGACGCGGTTCTGAAGGCTGTCCGGCAGAAAAGCAAAGACGTGGTTTTAGCTGGAACTGTGCCCACTGTGGCCATCTACCTTCGCACCCTGTGGCCCGCTCTCTTCTTCAAACTCATGTCGTCTCGGGCTCGCAAAGAGCAGAAACATAAAGATGAGTGA